TCAACGACAACAATTATTGATGAGGAATTTGATGCGGGAGGAAATTATCCAACTGCATTTGGGATAACCTTCACCCCCCAGGTAAGTGGCATTAGTTTAGGTATTCTTGGCTTGCTGGCCATGGGTTATGTTCTGCTCAATTTTGTCATGCCAGCTTTGGGAGAATATCAACAACTAAGACAGGACGAAGAAGCTAAACAAGCTCAAGTGGATCAGCAGTCCCCGGAAGTGTTGATGCGTCGGCTAGCCAATGCGGAGGTGCAGTTACAGGAAGCTCAACAGCGTAAAGCGACAGTGTTGGAACTCTACGCCAATAGCGAGGACTTGAACACAATCCTCTATAACTTCAATACTCTATTCGTAAATAGAAACGTGAAGTTAGTCAGCTTTTTGCCCCAGGGAGATCCGGTGGTAATCTCCGATGATAGTCTGGGGGCAAACGCAAAAAATCAGCTTAAACGACA
The genomic region above belongs to Synechocystis sp. PCC 6803 substr. PCC-P and contains:
- a CDS encoding pilus assembly protein is translated as MTSYSEEYSSTTTIIDEEFDAGGNYPTAFGITFTPQVSGISLGILGLLAMGYVLLNFVMPALGEYQQLRQDEEAKQAQVDQQSPEVLMRRLANAEVQLQEAQQRKATVLELYANSEDLNTILYNFNTLFVNRNVKLVSFLPQGDPVVISDDSLGANAKNQLKRQTYTISMTGGFSETLALIRDIERLQPLILMKNLRTSLVNPEFPVNVVRDGDTVQVQTDAPDILTTDLTLEVFMPLTPEEIAALTPPPPPPGQEGQPPAEGQPPAEGQAAPAP